AAAATCAAAGCGCAAAAGATGACACTGATCAAGATCGTTCCGCGAAAAGCTTGCTTTTGAATGAAATCTGTGAGCCTTATCTTTCCTTTTTTCTTGCTCACCAAATTGAATGCCTCCCTGTACAGGCTCAGCTTGGTCGTGAGTTCTTGAGCAAGTTCATTTATCTTAGTCTTATTTGTGTTGAAAAATGTGATTTTTAATAACGAATGGACGGTGATGAGAATGTGGGAAAGTCATCTCTTCGCAAAATACAGTAGTTCTGCTTCTATGAACGGGTCAAGATCACCATCCAGGACGGCATCCGCGTTGCTCATTTCGATGTCGGTTCTGTGGTCCTTAACCATCTTGTATGGATGGAGCACATAAGATCTTATCTGATTTCCCCAGGCGATGTCTTTCAGTTCTCCCTGTATTTCCTCGAGTTGTTCACGCCTCTTGGCGAGCTCGAGTTGGTAAAGTCTCGCCTTGAGCATCTTCAGTGCCATCGCCTTGTTCTGATGTTGTGATCTTTCACTTTGGCAGCTCACAACGATACCTGTAGGAAGATGCGTTATCCTCACCGCGGAGTCGGTTTTGTTCACGTATTGACCACCGTGCCCCGAAGCTCTGAAAGTTTCGATCTTCAAATCCTCAGGTCTTACTTCTATCTCTATGTCATCTTCTATTTCTGGTATCACGTTCACTGAGGCAAAAGAAGTGTGACGTCTGTGAGAAGCATCGAACGGAGAAATTCTCACAAGCCTGTGAACACCTCGTTCATGTTTCAACAAGCCGTAGGCATATTCACCCTTGATGAGCACGGTTGCACTCTTCACACCGGCTTCTTCACCAGGCTGAAAGTCCAGCAATTCTACACTGAAGCCTCTCTTTTCAGCCCACCTCATGTACATCCTCAGGAGCATTTGAGCCCAATCGTGAGATTCTGTACCGCCCGCACCTGGATGCACAGACAAATAGGCATTGTTTATGTCCAGAGGATCATTCAGCACAAGTTCCAATTCCAAACGTTTGATGTTTTTCTCCAAATCTGAAACGATTTCTTCCACATGTTGTGCTATTTCACGGTCCTCTTCCGCTAATTCCAGGCCAACTTCAACGTCCTCAAATTGTTTCTTGATCTTTTCGAAATCAAAGAGAAGATCCTTGGCGTGTCTGATCTTCTTAGAGATCTCGGCAGCTTTCTTTGGATCCTTCCATACATCGTTGCTAGAAAGTTGTCCTTCGAGTTCTTCGAGTTCAACCCGCAATTTCTCAGGCTCTATGAGTTTCGACAAACCTTCAAACTTATCCTTCAGTTCTTCTATCTTAACTTTCGTTTCGTAGGCAATCATGTTTTTCACCTCTTTATCCTGAACCGTTTTATCTTCTCGCCTTTCTGCAACTTTCTTCGCTCAGCCCTGTTAACAATGTTGAACTCTTCGTGAACAAGTTTGAGGTTCGACAGGTCTTTTTTTGCCTCACGCTGTGCCTTTTCCTCATCAACTTTCACGACTCTGAACATGAGACCGAGTATCGTATCGATGACACGGGTCATCATCTCATCGAACATAGCGTAAGTTTCTTTTTTGAATTCGATGATCGGATCTCTTTGACCATAGGCTCTCAGATTCACAGCTTCTTTCACATGATCGACTTCTTCTAG
This window of the Pseudothermotoga sp. genome carries:
- the prfB gene encoding peptide chain release factor 2 codes for the protein MIAYETKVKIEELKDKFEGLSKLIEPEKLRVELEELEGQLSSNDVWKDPKKAAEISKKIRHAKDLLFDFEKIKKQFEDVEVGLELAEEDREIAQHVEEIVSDLEKNIKRLELELVLNDPLDINNAYLSVHPGAGGTESHDWAQMLLRMYMRWAEKRGFSVELLDFQPGEEAGVKSATVLIKGEYAYGLLKHERGVHRLVRISPFDASHRRHTSFASVNVIPEIEDDIEIEVRPEDLKIETFRASGHGGQYVNKTDSAVRITHLPTGIVVSCQSERSQHQNKAMALKMLKARLYQLELAKRREQLEEIQGELKDIAWGNQIRSYVLHPYKMVKDHRTDIEMSNADAVLDGDLDPFIEAELLYFAKR